In Juglans microcarpa x Juglans regia isolate MS1-56 chromosome 7D, Jm3101_v1.0, whole genome shotgun sequence, the following are encoded in one genomic region:
- the LOC121240055 gene encoding transcription repressor OFP6-like has product MSSNKKLKLLRTIFRSNAGCGCGRPKASDIHEPTQKPKTTISPAENPKPCISSSSSCDRNGGLSMDEEDFTSTSISEAETDLIRSSKNPKPCQKIINSIAVEKDSSDPYQDFRHSMLQMILQKEIYSKEDLQELLNWFLKLNSPCHHDVIFKAFKEIWDDVVSDRLILLKPACVEEKSCES; this is encoded by the coding sequence atGTCTTCCAACAAGAAATTAAAGCTTCTCAGAACCATATTTAGATCCAATGCAGGGTGTGGCTGTGGCAGGCCAAAAGCCTCAGATATACATGAGCCAACCCAGAAGCCAAAAACCACCATCAGCCCTGCCGAAAACCCAAAGCCTTGCATTTCCTCCTCGAGTTCCTGCGACAGAAATGGCGGCCTTTCAATGGACGAAGAAGATTTCACTTCCACCTCAATTTCTGAAGCCGAAACCGATCTGATCAGGAGTTCAAAGAATCCCAAACCGTGCCAAAAAATCATCAACAGCATCGCCGTCGAGAAGGATTCCAGTGACCCTTATCAAGATTTCCGGCATTCCATGCTGCAGATGATCCTGCAGAAAGAGATATACTCGAAAGAAGATCTCCAAGAGCTTCTTAATTGGTTTCTTAAGCTGAATTCTCCTTGCCACCATGATGTTATCTTCAAAGCTTTCAAGGAGATCTGGGATGACGTTGTCTCGGATAGGCTGATCTTGCTGAAACCAGCTTGCGTTGAAGAGAAGTCGTGTGAATCCTAG
- the LOC121239960 gene encoding uncharacterized protein LOC121239960 produces MALIIRKLFQCRSFPRTVLEDTAFVAANSERIESPPLAYTSLKDLLPRQPPPRGLSMQSVHEIPISNFLVQRAAWAYLQPTPVSGTSSSCGYRCIFSRVWEELRPPVNACIRFFNRNVMTAITQALDRVVGVIHDVGGGGHDHADMY; encoded by the coding sequence ATGGCTCTCATCATTAGAAAGCTGTTCCAATGCCGAAGCTTTCCAAGAACGGTGTTGGAGGACACAGCCTTTGTAGCTGCCAATTCGGAGCGGATAGAGTCGCCACCATTGGCATATACTTCACTGAAAGATCTGCTGCCGCGGCAGCCGCCACCACGGGGTTTGAGCATGCAATCTGTTCATGAGATTCCTATTAGCAATTTTCTTGTTCAGAGGGCTGCCTGGGCATATTTGCAGCCAACACCAGTATCGGGAACATCATCGAGCTGCGGCTATCGATGCATTTTTTCCCGTGTTTGGGAGGAGTTAAGGCCTCCGGTGAATGCTTGTATTAGATTCTTCAACAGGAACGTTATGACGGCAATAACACAGGCTTTGGATAGGGTGGTCGGAGTTATTCATGATGTGGGAGGTGGAGGACATGATCATGCAGATATGTACTGA
- the LOC121239920 gene encoding transcription factor E2FB isoform X2, which produces MAGPGFTEVVNSPLQTPVSVKGGKANKTSRLSKCSKSGPHTPVSNVGSPSGNNLTSAGPCRYDSSLGLLTKKFINLIKHAEDGILDLNKAAETLEVQKRRIYDITNVLEGIGLIEKKLKNRIQWKGLDVSRPGDVDENYSSLQAEVENLSLQERKLDEQIREMQDRLRDLSEDENNQKWLFVTEEDIKGLPCFQNETLIAIKAPHGTTLEVPDPDEAVDYPQRRYRIVLRSTMGPIDVYLVSQFEEKFEEINDVEVPPNLPSSSGFDENLANTMVTEECRGKEIEMHGQDAHRMCSDLNASNDFVSGIMKIVPSEVDSDADYWLLSDADVSITDIWRTEQWNDFSTFQDDYTMANISTPQPQTPPSGATEGPPAANPTKS; this is translated from the exons ATGGCTGGTCCTGGGTTCACTGAAGTAGTTAACAGTCCCCTTCAGACACCTGTGTCAGTAAAAGGGGGAAAGGCAAACAAAACATCACGGCTTTCGAAGTGTAGTAAATCTGGACCTCATACTCCAGTCTCAAATGTTG GTTCTCCTTCCGGCAATAACCTTACTTCAGCTGGTCCTTGTCGATATGACAGCTCCCTGG GTCTCTTGACAAAGAAGTTTATCAATCTAATCAAACATGCTGAAGATGGTATTCTTGATCTAAATAAAGCTGCTGAAACTTTGGAG GTGCAAAAGAGGAGGATATATGATATAACAAATGTGCTTGAAGGAATTGGTCTCATAGAAAAGAAGCTCAAAAACAGAATTCAGTGGAA AGGACTTGATGTCTCAAGGCCAGGGGACGTTGATGAGAACTATTCCAGTTTACAG GCAGAAGTTGAAAACCTTTCCCTTCAAGAGCGCAAATTAGATGAACAAATAAG AGAAATGCAAGACCGATTGAGGGACCTCAGTGAAGATGAGAACAACCAAAA GTGGCTTTTTGTCACTGAGGAAGATATCAAGGGCTTACCCTGTTTCCAG AATGAAACATTGATAGCAATTAAAGCTCCTCATGGTACAACTCTGGAAGTTCCTGATCCTGATGAG GCTGTTGACTATCCCCAGAGGAGGTACAGGATAGTCCTAAGAAGCACAATGGGTCCCATAGATGTTTATCTTGTCAG TCAATTTGAAGAAAAGTTCGAAGAGATTAATGATGTTGAGGTACCTCCAAACTTACCATCAAGCTCAGGGTTTGATGAGAACCTGGCAAACACAATGGTCACTGAGGAGTGCAGAGGAAAGGAGATTGAAATGCATGGACAAGATGCTCATAGAATGTGCTCGGATCTTAATGCCTCTAATGACTTTGTGAGTGGAATCATGAAGATTGTGCCGTCTGAAGTCGAT AGTGATGCAGATTACTGGCTTTTATCAGATGCTGATGTCAGCATCACAGACATTTGGAGAACAGAAC AATGGAACGACTTCAGTACATTTCAGGACGATTATACCATGGCTAACATAAGCACACCACAACCCCAAACTCCACCGTCCGGTGCTACCGAAGGGCCTCCTGCTGCTAACCCTACCAAGAGTTGA
- the LOC121239987 gene encoding uncharacterized protein LOC121239987 has translation MATALPAVASLSQASFFSKGHSRICYHASIPLSEAKLKRFTVRALKEKTEETKSPSSSSSPSSASSAEEITKKYGLEAGLWKIFSSKEEGKEGDGEEKKSKGNQAKELLAQYGGAYLATSITLSLISFLICYALISAGVDVQALLQKVGISTNETGEKVGTFALAYAAHKAASPIRFPPTVALTPIVAGWIGKKVEKEK, from the exons ATGGCAACGGCTCTGCCAGCAGTAGCATCTCTCTCCCAGGCTTCTTTCTTCAGCAAAGGGCACTCAAGAATCTGCTATCACGCTTCAATTCCACTCTCCGAAGCCAAGTTGAAGCGGTTCACGGTCAGAGCTCTCAAAGAGAAAACAGAGGAAACTAAAAGcccatcttcatcttcatcacctTCTTCTGCTTCATCAGCTGAGGAAATCACAAAGAAGTATGGCCTAGAGGCTGGTCTCTGGAAG ATATTTAGCTcaaaagaggaaggaaaggaaggtgatggggaggagaagaaatcaAAAGGGAATCAAGCAAAGGAGCTGCTAGCACAGTATGGAGGAGCATACTTGGCAACCTCCATTACTCTGTCTTTGATCTCTTTCTTAATCTGCTATGCACTAATTAGCGCTGGGGTTGATGTCCAAGCTTTGCtgcaaaag GTGGGGATCTCAACCAATGAGACCGGGGAGAAGGTTGGCACATTTGCTTTGGCATATGCTGCACACAAGGCCGCATCTCCAATCAGATTTCCTCCCACGGTAGCCCTGACTCCAATCGTTGCCGGCTGGATTGGAAAGaaagttgagaaagaaaaataa